A DNA window from Bdellovibrionales bacterium contains the following coding sequences:
- a CDS encoding ABC-F family ATP-binding cassette domain-containing protein, with the protein MADVLLQVHNGSKAFGSRTLFEKASFAVNEGEHIGVIGPNGAGKTTLFRCLTLQDQLDKGQIIRSHSLRLGYLAQEEFFEPDLCLTILGKPVKASLGSQETRPKWGSPKPTLLSHC; encoded by the coding sequence ATGGCGGACGTTCTCTTACAGGTACACAATGGATCCAAAGCTTTTGGTTCTCGAACTCTCTTTGAAAAGGCCAGTTTCGCGGTCAATGAGGGCGAACATATCGGCGTGATCGGGCCTAACGGCGCTGGAAAAACCACCCTGTTTCGCTGTCTTACTCTCCAAGATCAATTGGATAAGGGCCAAATTATTCGCTCTCATTCCCTGCGCCTGGGTTATTTGGCTCAAGAGGAGTTCTTCGAGCCCGACTTGTGTCTCACAATACTGGGAAAACCTGTCAAAGCCTCTTTGGGATCTCAAGAGACTCGGCCAAAATGGGGCTCACCGAAACCCACTCTCCTCTCCCATTGCTGA
- a CDS encoding ABC-F family ATP-binding cassette domain-containing protein, translated as MAPLHGTLKSGHGVTTGYYAQHVAEELNLTDTVYEALMRKAHPDILPQQARDLAGALLFSGTDIEKKVKILSGGEKARVALGQILLKRSPLLILDEPTNHLDFHTVEALTQALQTYEGAVVIVSHDRSFIKRLAKKIIEIKDGKALLYPGTYDEYVWSQRQGILSTPSHQSEPAMGNTTLHAMASVNNLYSTNPSSENSLSHSSKPKELRKKIEKEISLLQRKISSDEKRCIELTEALQTSSGSEAQAKMRELSDLGKQMSSLEEKWFSLIGQLEQAKENLK; from the coding sequence ATGGCTCCCCTCCATGGAACGCTGAAATCAGGACATGGAGTCACGACAGGCTATTACGCCCAGCATGTCGCAGAGGAGCTCAATCTGACGGATACTGTTTATGAAGCTCTCATGCGAAAAGCCCATCCAGACATCCTTCCTCAGCAAGCAAGAGATTTGGCAGGGGCCCTTTTGTTTTCAGGAACAGACATCGAAAAGAAGGTCAAAATTTTATCTGGTGGCGAGAAGGCACGAGTCGCGCTCGGACAAATCCTCTTGAAGCGATCACCTTTGCTTATTCTTGATGAGCCCACCAACCATTTGGATTTCCATACCGTTGAGGCGCTCACTCAAGCCCTCCAAACCTATGAGGGAGCCGTCGTCATCGTCAGTCACGATCGAAGTTTTATCAAACGTCTCGCGAAAAAGATTATCGAAATCAAAGATGGCAAGGCCTTACTCTACCCGGGAACCTACGACGAATATGTTTGGAGCCAGAGGCAAGGGATTTTATCCACGCCTTCTCATCAGTCAGAACCAGCGATGGGCAATACCACGCTCCACGCCATGGCCTCAGTAAACAATCTGTATTCAACCAACCCAAGCTCAGAAAACTCACTTAGTCACTCCTCCAAGCCTAAAGAGCTGAGAAAAAAAATTGAAAAGGAAATTTCTCTTCTTCAAAGAAAAATATCCTCAGACGAAAAGCGCTGCATTGAATTGACCGAAGCTTTACAGACATCGTCGGGATCAGAGGCCCAAGCTAAAATGAGAGAGCTAAGTGATTTAGGTAAACAAATGTCGAGTCTGGAGGAAAAATGGTTTTCTCTTATTGGGCAACTCGAGCAAGCAAAAGAAAATTTGAAATGA
- a CDS encoding inorganic diphosphatase has protein sequence MHPWHDVAVGEESPFFVNAIIEIPKGSKVKYELDKMSGLIKMDRILFSSVHYPANYGFIPQSYCEDNDPLDILVLGQEAAVPLCIMRAKPIGVMKMLDQGEADDKIISVHADDPEYTQINSINDLPPHRIKEIRRFLRITRHWRTKSSRWKSSLTARKLIESSKRHWLSTRTPALNKSRLISTQHQNPDVTVHPSFIMRRVSEKKLTGVWI, from the coding sequence ATGCATCCCTGGCACGACGTAGCAGTCGGAGAAGAATCTCCCTTTTTTGTAAATGCTATCATAGAAATTCCGAAGGGCTCTAAGGTCAAATACGAGCTCGATAAAATGAGCGGTCTGATCAAAATGGACCGAATCCTTTTCAGCTCTGTCCATTACCCAGCTAACTATGGATTTATTCCTCAAAGCTATTGCGAAGACAATGATCCTCTGGACATTCTCGTTTTGGGACAAGAAGCAGCAGTCCCTCTTTGTATTATGCGAGCAAAGCCAATTGGCGTTATGAAAATGCTGGATCAGGGCGAAGCAGATGATAAAATTATTTCAGTTCACGCCGATGATCCTGAATATACCCAAATCAATTCTATTAATGATTTACCTCCGCACAGAATCAAAGAAATTCGACGATTTTTGAGGATTACAAGGCACTGGAGAACAAAATCGTCAAGGTGGAAGAGTTCTTTGACTGCGCGGAAGCTCATCGAGTCATCGAAGCGGCATTGGCTCTCTACAAGAACACCAGCTTTAAATAAATCGAGGCTGATCTCAACACAGCACCAAAACCCCGATGTGACCGTTCACCCAAGTTTCATTATGAGACGGGTGTCAGAGAAGAAACTGACAGGTGTATGGATTTAA